A stretch of Gammaproteobacteria bacterium DNA encodes these proteins:
- a CDS encoding enoyl-CoA hydratase/isomerase family protein produces MTDILYQRDGAVATVTLNRPQRMNTISQPMLSALSEALLASDADPAVRAIILTGAGKAFCAGLDLQDAASEEGISKGGFALAPSLDLRNFPPVVLHQMDTPVICAINGGAAGFGLDLALGCDIRFCSTHAKLSASFTKRGVLPETGGTWLLPRLIGWSRAAELVFAGRTLSADESLQFGLVSRVTEADALLAAARVLAEEISSGAPLAVQAAKRMMRAGLGEGFVEHIQRVYLQTLPLLQSRDFQEGFKSFLEKRPPRFEGR; encoded by the coding sequence ATGACAGATATCCTGTACCAACGTGACGGGGCCGTGGCGACCGTGACGCTGAACCGGCCGCAGCGCATGAATACGATCTCGCAGCCCATGCTGTCCGCATTGTCGGAGGCATTGCTGGCGAGCGATGCGGATCCCGCGGTGCGCGCAATCATTCTCACGGGGGCTGGCAAGGCGTTCTGCGCCGGACTCGACCTGCAGGATGCGGCAAGCGAGGAAGGCATTTCCAAGGGCGGATTCGCGCTCGCACCCTCGCTGGATCTGAGAAACTTTCCGCCCGTCGTCCTGCACCAGATGGATACTCCGGTGATCTGCGCGATCAACGGCGGTGCCGCGGGATTTGGTCTGGATCTTGCGCTCGGCTGCGACATTCGTTTCTGCTCGACCCATGCCAAGCTGTCGGCCTCGTTCACGAAACGCGGGGTATTGCCTGAAACCGGCGGAACCTGGCTGCTGCCTCGGTTGATCGGCTGGTCCAGGGCGGCCGAGTTGGTGTTTGCCGGCAGGACCCTGAGCGCCGACGAATCGCTCCAGTTCGGGCTCGTGAGTCGTGTGACGGAGGCGGACGCACTGCTCGCCGCGGCACGCGTACTTGCCGAGGAAATCAGCTCCGGCGCTCCGCTGGCGGTACAGGCCGCCAAGCGCATGATGCGCGCGGGGCTTGGTGAGGGCTTTGTCGAGCATATCCAGCGGGTGTATCTGCAAACGCTGCCATTGCTGCAATCCCGGGACTTCCAGGAAGGCTTCAAATCGTTTCTGGAGAAGCGCCCACCGCGCTTCGAAGGGCGCTAA
- a CDS encoding FAD-dependent oxidoreductase — MSKVHFEHLFAPLQVGPMRVPNRICETTNTINSSMSPGLIDDHFIAHHGAKARGGTGWIGSETWLLDSPFPAEAPDEVNLAVGFASRFSAYQNPAFAEGMAKFCKEVHQYGSVAVVQLTHLNAAWSPSPVPIIGAQDYTPHVLGEAEIEFCLNTYAEAAAVAKATGADGIEIHCAHETLGYSFLSPVTNRRTDQWGGGPEQRVRFVVEALKRIRERVGDSIALGIRVGGQEFRQGGYDNMELREMLYCIGETGLLDFVDIDTGHCWGAPSYVPSSYHPHAEFREVGKAARADLDPKIKVLFTGRINDPVLAEELIRNGYCDLVGMVRAGIADPEFANKAREGRLGEIRRCIACTRCIDEASEPTSSPYTPTCSINPVIGNELLWEQKYRPAEVPKQVVVVGGGIAGCEAARVARMRGHQVTLLEQGKRLGGQLLIAGKAPGRDAFEDQVYFEENEMTRLGVDVRLGATADIAAIKALSPEAVVIATGALPRVPHDVTGLELPHVVQGWEVMKGKIPAGKRIALISQEDYYETPCIAEFLAERGKEVEVFHKSVHLGTEIARYSIAMVLARMEQCGVLVHPNLILTQIQADGLDFVSSFGGKTYRHEGFDSVVLVYGTVSKCDLYDQLKAEGDIAQLYLAGAAWLPRRLAEATRHGAGVGLAI, encoded by the coding sequence ATGAGCAAAGTGCATTTCGAACACCTTTTCGCACCCCTGCAGGTGGGCCCGATGCGGGTTCCGAACCGGATCTGCGAAACCACCAATACCATCAATTCCTCGATGAGTCCCGGCTTGATCGACGATCACTTCATCGCCCACCACGGCGCCAAGGCGCGCGGAGGTACGGGCTGGATCGGCAGCGAAACCTGGCTGCTCGACTCGCCGTTTCCGGCGGAAGCGCCGGATGAAGTCAATCTGGCGGTGGGATTTGCCTCGCGTTTTTCCGCCTACCAGAACCCGGCTTTTGCCGAAGGCATGGCGAAATTCTGCAAGGAGGTACACCAGTACGGCTCCGTGGCGGTGGTTCAACTGACCCACCTCAATGCCGCATGGTCCCCCTCGCCGGTACCGATCATCGGTGCCCAGGACTATACGCCGCACGTACTGGGGGAGGCGGAGATTGAGTTCTGTCTCAACACCTATGCCGAGGCCGCCGCGGTGGCCAAGGCCACGGGCGCGGACGGAATCGAGATTCACTGCGCCCACGAGACCCTGGGTTACAGCTTCCTGTCACCGGTGACCAACCGGCGCACCGACCAATGGGGCGGTGGCCCCGAGCAGCGCGTACGCTTCGTCGTGGAGGCACTGAAGCGTATCCGCGAACGCGTAGGCGACTCGATCGCGCTGGGCATTCGCGTCGGCGGTCAGGAGTTCCGCCAGGGCGGCTACGACAACATGGAATTGCGCGAGATGCTGTACTGCATCGGCGAAACCGGCCTGCTCGATTTCGTGGATATCGATACCGGGCATTGCTGGGGTGCGCCATCCTACGTGCCCTCGTCCTACCATCCGCACGCGGAGTTTCGTGAAGTCGGCAAGGCGGCGCGCGCCGACCTGGATCCGAAAATCAAGGTCCTGTTCACCGGTCGCATCAACGATCCCGTGCTGGCGGAGGAATTGATCAGGAACGGATATTGCGACCTGGTCGGCATGGTGCGCGCGGGCATCGCCGATCCCGAGTTCGCCAACAAGGCGCGCGAGGGCCGCCTGGGCGAAATCCGCCGCTGCATCGCCTGCACCCGCTGTATCGACGAGGCCTCGGAACCCACTTCTTCTCCTTATACCCCGACCTGCTCCATCAATCCGGTGATCGGCAACGAGCTGCTCTGGGAACAAAAGTACCGCCCGGCGGAGGTTCCGAAGCAGGTGGTCGTAGTCGGCGGAGGAATCGCCGGATGCGAGGCCGCACGCGTGGCCCGCATGCGCGGGCACCAAGTGACGCTGCTCGAGCAGGGCAAGCGGCTCGGCGGTCAACTGCTGATTGCCGGCAAGGCCCCCGGGCGCGATGCATTCGAGGACCAGGTGTATTTCGAGGAAAACGAGATGACGCGCCTGGGCGTTGATGTACGGCTCGGTGCCACGGCGGATATCGCGGCGATCAAGGCGCTGTCACCGGAGGCAGTGGTCATTGCAACGGGGGCGCTGCCGCGCGTGCCCCACGATGTCACCGGTCTCGAGCTGCCGCACGTGGTGCAGGGCTGGGAGGTGATGAAAGGCAAGATCCCGGCAGGCAAGCGGATCGCGCTGATTTCGCAGGAAGACTATTACGAGACGCCGTGCATTGCCGAATTCCTGGCCGAACGCGGCAAAGAGGTGGAGGTGTTCCACAAATCCGTGCATCTGGGCACCGAGATTGCGCGCTATTCGATCGCGATGGTCCTTGCCCGCATGGAACAATGCGGCGTGCTCGTTCATCCGAACCTGATCCTGACGCAGATCCAGGCCGACGGTCTCGATTTCGTTTCCTCCTTCGGCGGCAAGACCTATCGCCATGAAGGCTTCGACAGCGTGGTGCTGGTGTACGGAACGGTGTCCAAGTGCGATCTCTACGACCAGCTCAAGGCCGAGGGTGATATTGCGCAACTCTACCTCGCCGG
- a CDS encoding SDR family NAD(P)-dependent oxidoreductase, producing MNHENERFARKYGPWALVAGGSEGIGRSYALQLASRGLNLILVARRQQPLDATAREILEHFDVQVSTHSADLTTLDPEHGLDEIVDGREVGLLVYNAGATHGAGFLIDNPLRNALGLVRLNCMGPLILVHSLGSRMRDRGRGGIILMSSMSALGGGGYVAAYAATKAFDRALAEALWWEFGAFGVDVLGLLAGATATPAMERSTVRFDRADADVAMRKLNIVPMTPDEVVGEALEHLGQGPIWIAGEKNRATAARLSQMPRDEVVRLMGEASAGMHGLPLPVRTGA from the coding sequence ATGAATCACGAAAACGAACGGTTTGCGCGCAAGTACGGCCCCTGGGCCCTGGTCGCCGGCGGCTCCGAGGGCATCGGTCGCAGCTATGCACTGCAACTCGCGTCCCGGGGCTTGAACCTGATCCTCGTTGCACGGCGGCAGCAGCCGCTCGATGCGACGGCCCGGGAGATCCTTGAGCACTTCGATGTGCAGGTCAGCACGCACAGCGCGGACCTGACAACGCTCGACCCGGAACACGGGCTCGATGAGATCGTCGATGGCAGAGAGGTCGGCCTGCTGGTCTACAACGCCGGCGCAACCCACGGGGCCGGGTTCCTGATCGACAACCCCCTGCGGAATGCGCTTGGACTGGTGCGTCTGAACTGCATGGGCCCGTTGATCCTGGTGCACAGCCTGGGTTCACGCATGCGTGACCGCGGACGTGGCGGCATCATCCTCATGTCGTCCATGTCGGCGCTTGGCGGCGGAGGATATGTGGCCGCGTATGCGGCCACCAAGGCGTTCGATCGGGCGCTGGCGGAGGCGTTGTGGTGGGAGTTCGGTGCCTTCGGCGTCGACGTGCTGGGCTTGCTGGCAGGCGCGACCGCGACACCCGCGATGGAACGCTCGACGGTGAGATTCGACCGGGCCGACGCCGATGTCGCGATGCGCAAGCTGAACATCGTGCCGATGACACCGGACGAGGTCGTGGGTGAAGCACTCGAGCATCTGGGCCAGGGTCCGATCTGGATCGCGGGCGAGAAAAATCGTGCGACCGCCGCGCGCCTGAGCCAAATGCCGCGTGACGAAGTGGTGCGACTGATGGGCGAGGCCAGCGCCGGGATGCATGGTCTGCCGCTGCCGGTACGAACCGGCGCTTGA
- a CDS encoding TonB-dependent receptor produces MKSRGKSLCMLSAGVMLGSASPLVAMAQEQITTVEEITVTAQRREESLQDTPIAITAFSKRQLETQRVENVMDLLNQVPSVNIAPWAGSRVAPNLFIRGMGNLNTQSTNDMATGIYIDGVPVGRGIGLATDLADLERVEVLRGPQGTLWGRNTTAGAISFITEKPNDELGGSVQLTAGSWDERSGRAMLNVPVNDQLFVRAAYMLVENDGWVDNHSSLPDQINFNEDREKEAVKLAVRYEPTENLTVDYGFDDSSMEYGNHFYQVIEGPRAVSGRQEDATPLRGQTPSNTEVWGHNLTLSWALSDSMTLKSITAYRDLDSDINMNFIDAFTQDRTMNQDQLSQELQLIGEADGGRVNYVVGLFYIEEDADETLASLFAGGALVDSWFVHAESESTAGYAQVDWTPPVLDDRLKLTFGVRYTDDTREATKTYVNPGFTPAVTGLVIPGKLDFDSLDPMVNVAYEISDNINAYVKYSTGYRAGGFNAQSTPAYFAPGYDQEEVEAWEVGVKSDFLDGRARLNIALFDNEYTDLQVDQARTPPVFVDTLNAGEAGIKGLEVEAVAVLMPGLTFNVFYSYLDAEYDSFIDGGVELASVRHVPNSPDWQVGAGLEYAFPHMDFGNFILNIDYRAQDDFYAGPIENTLSPDYQVWNARLQLADIPVSHGAMRVALWGKNLDDEEYRLSTTNLGVISAQFGAPRSTGIDVIYEF; encoded by the coding sequence ATGAAATCACGCGGAAAATCGCTTTGCATGCTGTCCGCCGGCGTCATGCTCGGCAGCGCATCGCCACTGGTCGCCATGGCGCAGGAGCAGATCACTACAGTCGAGGAAATCACCGTTACCGCGCAGCGACGCGAAGAATCGCTGCAGGATACGCCGATCGCGATCACTGCTTTCAGCAAACGGCAACTGGAGACCCAGCGCGTGGAGAATGTGATGGACCTGCTGAACCAGGTGCCGTCGGTCAATATTGCGCCGTGGGCAGGCAGCCGGGTCGCCCCGAATCTTTTCATCCGCGGCATGGGCAACCTGAACACCCAGTCGACCAATGACATGGCCACGGGTATCTATATCGACGGCGTTCCGGTCGGGCGCGGCATCGGCCTGGCGACGGATCTGGCCGACCTCGAACGCGTCGAGGTGTTGCGCGGACCGCAGGGTACGCTGTGGGGGCGCAACACGACCGCCGGTGCGATCAGCTTCATCACCGAGAAGCCGAACGATGAGCTCGGCGGTTCCGTGCAGTTGACAGCCGGCAGCTGGGATGAGCGCTCCGGTCGCGCCATGCTCAACGTTCCGGTCAACGACCAGCTGTTCGTGCGGGCGGCGTACATGCTGGTTGAAAACGACGGCTGGGTTGACAACCATTCCAGCCTGCCCGATCAGATCAACTTCAACGAAGACCGCGAGAAGGAGGCGGTCAAGCTGGCCGTACGCTATGAGCCGACCGAAAACCTCACGGTCGATTACGGTTTTGACGACTCCTCGATGGAATACGGCAACCATTTCTACCAGGTCATCGAGGGGCCTCGTGCGGTCTCCGGGCGTCAGGAGGATGCAACTCCCCTCAGAGGCCAGACGCCGAGCAACACCGAAGTCTGGGGTCACAACCTCACCCTCAGCTGGGCGCTCAGCGATAGTATGACCCTGAAGTCGATCACCGCCTACCGGGATCTCGACAGCGACATCAACATGAACTTCATCGACGCCTTCACCCAGGACCGGACGATGAACCAGGACCAGCTCTCGCAGGAGCTGCAGCTGATCGGCGAGGCGGACGGCGGCCGCGTGAATTATGTGGTCGGGCTGTTCTATATCGAGGAAGACGCCGATGAAACCCTGGCATCGCTGTTTGCCGGTGGTGCACTGGTCGATTCCTGGTTCGTTCATGCCGAGTCCGAATCCACCGCAGGCTACGCCCAGGTCGACTGGACACCGCCGGTATTGGATGACCGGCTCAAACTGACCTTCGGGGTACGCTACACCGACGATACGCGCGAGGCGACCAAGACCTATGTGAATCCCGGCTTCACGCCGGCGGTCACTGGCCTGGTCATACCGGGCAAGCTGGACTTCGATTCGCTCGATCCCATGGTGAACGTGGCCTACGAGATCTCCGACAACATCAATGCGTATGTGAAGTATTCCACCGGCTACCGCGCGGGCGGCTTCAATGCCCAGAGCACCCCGGCGTACTTCGCGCCCGGCTATGACCAGGAAGAGGTCGAGGCCTGGGAGGTGGGCGTGAAGAGCGACTTCCTGGACGGCCGTGCACGCTTGAATATCGCGCTGTTCGACAACGAGTACACGGATCTGCAGGTGGATCAGGCCCGCACGCCACCGGTATTTGTCGATACGCTCAATGCCGGCGAAGCCGGGATCAAGGGCCTGGAAGTCGAAGCTGTCGCGGTGTTGATGCCTGGCCTCACGTTCAATGTGTTCTATTCGTATCTCGATGCGGAATACGATTCCTTCATCGACGGTGGCGTGGAACTGGCGTCGGTACGGCACGTGCCCAACTCACCGGACTGGCAGGTCGGCGCCGGACTGGAGTATGCGTTCCCGCACATGGACTTCGGCAATTTCATCCTGAACATCGATTATCGGGCGCAGGACGATTTCTATGCTGGTCCGATTGAAAACACCTTGTCGCCTGACTACCAGGTGTGGAACGCAAGACTGCAACTGGCCGACATTCCCGTGTCGCATGGCGCCATGCGGGTTGCGCTATGGGGCAAGAACCTCGACGATGAGGAATATCGCTTGTCGACAACCAACCTCGGAGTTATCAGTGCCCAGTTCGGCGCCCCCAGATCGACCGGAATCGATGTGATCTACGAATTCTGA
- a CDS encoding nitroreductase family deazaflavin-dependent oxidoreductase — protein MTSTNRTKMEKPDFMSDEDWAALQDMTSSLERIRGDAKADVEAYLADPAGRSTGSGPSGLPTLLLTCTGRKSGEQRTTPLVFLQDGENMIIVGSLAGYDSHPAWYLNISANPRCQVQLDDRKMAAIARDASDAERKALWPRLTAMFPPWGYFQKQTERPFAIVVLTPTGAA, from the coding sequence ATGACCAGCACCAATCGCACGAAAATGGAAAAGCCCGACTTCATGTCGGATGAAGACTGGGCCGCACTGCAGGACATGACCTCGTCGCTCGAGCGCATCAGGGGTGATGCCAAGGCGGATGTCGAGGCCTACCTCGCGGATCCCGCGGGCCGCTCGACGGGCTCCGGTCCATCGGGCCTGCCGACCCTGTTGCTGACCTGCACCGGACGCAAGTCGGGCGAGCAACGCACCACGCCGCTGGTGTTCCTGCAGGACGGCGAGAACATGATCATCGTCGGCTCGCTGGCCGGTTACGACAGCCATCCGGCCTGGTATCTCAATATCAGTGCCAACCCGCGATGCCAGGTGCAGCTCGATGACCGGAAAATGGCCGCCATTGCCCGCGATGCGAGCGACGCGGAGCGCAAGGCGTTGTGGCCGCGACTGACCGCGATGTTCCCGCCCTGGGGTTATTTCCAGAAGCAGACCGAGCGCCCGTTCGCGATCGTGGTGCTCACGCCGACTGGCGCGGCATAA
- a CDS encoding LLM class flavin-dependent oxidoreductase, giving the protein MFRIWLTLDMNLPLGAIGEHARRAEALGCDVVTLPDVAFDALLGAQAAIQATGRVAVATSGLVCFARSPMVTAVASWNLAAISAGRFRLGLSSLVPPMLVGRFSVPWQPAPRMREYIGSLRAIFASWQDDVPLCYEG; this is encoded by the coding sequence ATGTTCCGGATATGGCTGACGCTGGACATGAACCTGCCGCTCGGCGCCATCGGCGAGCATGCCCGCCGCGCCGAAGCCCTCGGCTGTGATGTGGTGACGCTGCCCGATGTGGCCTTTGACGCGTTGCTCGGGGCACAGGCGGCGATCCAGGCGACGGGACGTGTCGCGGTGGCCACCAGCGGGCTGGTGTGTTTCGCGCGCAGCCCCATGGTCACCGCCGTCGCCTCCTGGAACCTGGCGGCAATTTCCGCAGGACGTTTCCGTCTTGGCCTGAGTTCGCTGGTGCCACCGATGCTGGTCGGCAGATTCAGCGTTCCATGGCAGCCGGCGCCGCGCATGCGGGAATACATCGGCTCATTGCGGGCGATCTTTGCCTCCTGGCAGGATGATGTTCCGCTGTGTTACGAGGGGTAG
- a CDS encoding LLM class flavin-dependent oxidoreductase, producing MAHPDIPIHLGAIGPQMSTLAGECTRGVLTHPTNTAARYIREVMLGRIAQGARRAQRAGASAELVVAPLYATGRTAGEIRERPESVASSSQSTSLHRNTGQRWNSSAGGKRASVCVSWYGKIAGTCFQRRSTTRCWTYWYRRRAGTISHGCCGNDSTGWPAASVCHCRSMPRMIRPSPG from the coding sequence ATCGCACACCCCGATATTCCCATCCATCTCGGGGCCATTGGCCCGCAAATGAGCACGCTGGCAGGCGAATGCACACGGGGTGTGCTTACCCATCCGACGAACACCGCGGCACGCTACATCCGGGAAGTCATGCTCGGGCGCATCGCGCAAGGCGCGCGCCGCGCGCAGCGAGCGGGCGCGAGTGCGGAACTCGTCGTCGCACCACTGTACGCGACGGGACGAACGGCGGGGGAAATCCGCGAACGCCCGGAAAGTGTCGCGAGCAGCTCGCAATCAACCTCTTTACACCGCAATACTGGCCAACGCTGGAACTCTTCGGCTGGCGGGAAACGGGCGAGCGTCTGCGTCAGCTGGTACGGGAAAATCGCCGGAACCTGCTTTCAGCGCAGATCCACGACGAGATGCTGGACGTACTGGTACCGACGGCGGGCTGGGACGATCTCGCACGGGTGTTGCGGGAACGATTCGACGGGCTGGCCAGCGGCATCTGTCTGCCACTGCCGCTCGATGCCGCGGATGATCCGGCCCTCGCCCGGGTGA
- a CDS encoding CoA transferase produces MDSAHMPLAGLRIIESSLLGAAAITTSLADLGATVIKVESPEGDYIREMTWPVIEGVSLMHYHLNRGKKSITLDLKTAAGRELYLELVRDADVVIEAMRPGVLEKLGLGYQNLRAANPAIVFCTVSGYGMTGPYKDMPSHGIAYDTWSGAVTPAYDEEGFCYIPEHVSIGINAAPLFGGLAVLAGVLRARATGNGCMMELGQSDAAAYFDWYRCESHLAYARPESVVTGNKADAYVRRPVATAGMKEGVRYQIYESSDGHVLFMASEQAFWKNFCAGVERMDLFEKWPGARYADHARGNRDLQAELRTIFKTRSSREWIEFSARVNTPIAPVNTPQNIVNDPQFAARFSLLPHETHGADMLSFPVHFIDEQLAAPGRAPTVGEHTDEVLRDVLGCDEARAAAIRESGALGNAAK; encoded by the coding sequence ATGGATTCCGCACACATGCCGCTCGCGGGGCTGCGCATCATCGAGAGCTCGCTGCTTGGCGCGGCCGCGATCACCACCTCGCTGGCCGATCTGGGCGCTACCGTGATCAAGGTGGAGTCCCCCGAGGGTGATTACATCCGCGAGATGACCTGGCCGGTCATCGAGGGCGTCTCGCTGATGCACTACCACCTGAACCGCGGCAAGAAGAGCATCACGCTCGATCTGAAAACCGCGGCGGGCCGCGAGCTGTACCTGGAACTGGTGCGCGATGCCGACGTGGTGATCGAGGCGATGCGCCCCGGTGTGCTCGAGAAACTGGGCCTCGGCTACCAGAATCTGCGCGCGGCAAACCCCGCGATCGTGTTCTGTACCGTCTCGGGCTATGGCATGACCGGCCCCTACAAGGACATGCCCTCGCACGGCATTGCCTATGACACCTGGTCCGGGGCGGTGACACCGGCTTATGACGAGGAAGGCTTCTGCTACATTCCCGAGCATGTCTCGATCGGCATCAACGCCGCGCCGCTGTTTGGCGGGCTCGCGGTGCTGGCCGGCGTGCTGCGCGCGCGCGCGACCGGCAATGGCTGCATGATGGAGCTTGGTCAGAGCGATGCCGCCGCCTATTTCGACTGGTACCGCTGCGAAAGCCACCTGGCCTACGCGCGACCCGAGAGCGTCGTGACCGGCAACAAGGCCGACGCTTATGTGCGTCGACCCGTGGCGACCGCCGGCATGAAGGAAGGGGTGCGCTACCAGATCTACGAATCCAGTGATGGCCATGTGCTGTTCATGGCGTCCGAACAGGCGTTCTGGAAGAACTTCTGTGCCGGCGTGGAGCGCATGGACCTGTTCGAGAAGTGGCCGGGTGCGCGCTACGCCGACCATGCGCGCGGCAACCGGGACCTGCAGGCTGAATTGCGCACGATCTTCAAGACCCGCTCCTCGCGCGAGTGGATCGAGTTCAGCGCCCGCGTGAACACCCCGATCGCGCCGGTGAACACCCCGCAGAACATCGTGAACGATCCGCAGTTCGCGGCACGTTTCAGCCTGCTGCCGCATGAGACCCACGGCGCCGACATGCTGTCATTCCCGGTGCATTTCATCGATGAGCAACTCGCCGCACCCGGGCGTGCACCGACCGTGGGCGAGCATACCGATGAGGTGTTGCGCGACGTGCTGGGCTGCGACGAAGCGCGCGCCGCGGCAATCCGCGAGTCGGGGGCGCTGGGCAACGCGGCGAAATAG
- a CDS encoding TIGR03617 family F420-dependent LLM class oxidoreductase: MALRVETPIFGPDTNQYAGQGQPSVSLEQIARTCRLFEEIGFDGITTAEAGHDAFLPLMIAAANTTRMNLGTNVAIAFPRSPMVTAQMAWDLAHFTGGRFNLGLGTQVKGHNERRYSTPWPSAPGPRMREYLLCLKAIFQSFQNPDKPSYFNGEFYQFTLMAPFFNPGPIAHPDVPLYVSAVGPYMARLSGELCEGLRLHPISTFTYTKDVIVPAVAEGAARAGRDVSCFDLVGAPFLATGRTESDVEQARNSVRKQIAFYASTRSYHKVLAHHGWEDAGLELHRLSVAGKWEQMPALITDEMLEEWAVVATYDRLADQMRNKADGLFRTVTLTLLDEARRDVDLMRDTIRRLHQG, translated from the coding sequence ATGGCATTACGTGTAGAAACCCCGATTTTCGGACCGGATACCAATCAGTATGCGGGGCAGGGACAGCCCAGCGTGAGCCTGGAGCAGATCGCCAGGACCTGCCGGCTGTTCGAGGAGATCGGCTTTGACGGCATCACGACCGCGGAGGCCGGTCATGATGCATTCTTGCCGTTGATGATCGCGGCGGCAAATACTACGCGAATGAACCTGGGGACGAATGTGGCGATCGCGTTTCCGCGCAGTCCCATGGTAACCGCCCAGATGGCCTGGGATCTGGCGCATTTTACGGGCGGGCGCTTCAATCTGGGCCTGGGAACCCAGGTAAAGGGCCATAACGAGCGTCGTTACAGCACCCCCTGGCCCAGCGCGCCCGGTCCGCGCATGCGTGAATACCTGTTGTGTCTGAAAGCGATCTTCCAGAGCTTCCAGAACCCGGACAAGCCGAGCTATTTCAACGGCGAGTTCTACCAGTTCACGTTGATGGCGCCGTTCTTCAATCCGGGTCCCATCGCTCACCCCGATGTGCCGTTGTATGTTTCCGCGGTCGGTCCGTACATGGCGCGCCTTTCCGGGGAGTTGTGCGAGGGTTTGCGGCTGCATCCGATTTCGACGTTCACGTATACGAAGGACGTGATCGTGCCCGCCGTCGCCGAGGGCGCTGCCCGGGCAGGCCGTGATGTATCGTGCTTCGATCTGGTCGGCGCTCCCTTTCTGGCAACGGGGCGCACCGAATCGGATGTGGAGCAGGCCAGGAACTCGGTGCGCAAGCAGATCGCGTTCTACGCCTCCACCCGCTCGTATCACAAGGTTCTCGCGCATCATGGCTGGGAGGACGCCGGCCTGGAGTTGCATCGCTTGTCGGTCGCGGGCAAGTGGGAGCAGATGCCGGCGCTGATCACCGACGAGATGCTCGAGGAGTGGGCGGTAGTCGCCACTTATGATCGACTCGCGGACCAGATGCGGAACAAGGCGGACGGGCTCTTCAGGACGGTGACGCTCACTCTGCTCGACGAGGCGCGCCGTGACGTGGACCTGATGCGCGATACGATTAGGCGCCTGCATCAGGGTTGA